One stretch of Halobacillus litoralis DNA includes these proteins:
- a CDS encoding pyruvate, water dikinase regulatory protein, producing the protein MEKPLIYVLSDSVGETAELVVKACLSQFDDGPFDLQRIPYVEDKGTINEAVQQAKEHNAMIGFTLVIPEFRQHLKQEAEKHGIQCVDIMGPMMEVMEDHLQIKPRLEPGLVHKLDEDYFKRVEAIEFAVRYDDGRDPRGISKADIVLIGVSRTSKTPLSQYLAHKRLKVANVPIVPEVQPPSELFRVDPDKCIGLSISAEKLNDIRKERLKSLGLGDQASYANMNRIQQEIDHFNRIVDRIGCPVIDVSNKAVEETANVIMNKLRQNAQE; encoded by the coding sequence AAAAGCCCTTAATTTATGTTTTATCTGATTCAGTAGGTGAGACGGCGGAACTGGTCGTGAAAGCGTGTCTCAGCCAGTTTGATGACGGGCCTTTTGACTTGCAGCGAATCCCTTATGTGGAAGACAAAGGGACGATCAATGAGGCGGTGCAGCAGGCGAAAGAACATAATGCGATGATCGGTTTTACACTAGTGATTCCAGAGTTCAGACAACATCTGAAGCAGGAAGCTGAAAAGCACGGCATTCAGTGCGTCGATATTATGGGTCCGATGATGGAGGTCATGGAAGATCATCTGCAAATCAAACCTCGCCTTGAACCGGGACTTGTTCATAAGTTAGATGAAGATTACTTTAAGAGAGTAGAGGCTATCGAATTCGCTGTCCGGTACGATGACGGTCGAGATCCACGTGGCATTTCCAAAGCCGATATTGTCCTGATTGGCGTTTCAAGAACATCGAAGACTCCATTGTCTCAGTATTTGGCTCACAAACGCCTGAAGGTAGCGAATGTCCCGATTGTACCGGAAGTGCAGCCGCCATCGGAATTGTTCCGTGTCGATCCCGATAAATGCATAGGCTTGAGTATCAGTGCAGAAAAGCTAAATGATATTAGAAAAGAAAGATTAAAGTCATTAGGGCTTGGGGATCAAGCAAGTTATGCGAATATGAATCGCATTCAGCAGGAAATCGACCACTTCAATCGGATTGTGGATCGGATCGGTTGTCCGGTGATTGATGTTTCGAACAAAGCCGTAGAAGAGACAGCCAATGTCATTATGAACAAATTACGTCAGAATGCCCAAGAATAG